AAATGGAAAGATGATCTCGAGAAGGCCATGACGAGTCCAACAAATGATACTGAACTCCTCCAGAAAATTAATTCAGATTTAAAAAAGGCCTATCTAGATGAGGAAGCATTCTGGAGGCAGAGAAGTAGAACCCTATGGCTTAGCCTAGGAGATAGAAACTCTGGATACTTCCATGCTATTACTAAGGGCAGACACGCTGTAAACAACTTTTCAGTTATGGAAACAGCAGATGGAGTGCCAGTATTCACTGAGGAGGAGATCACAGAGACAATAGTCAAATATTTCACTGACCTCTTCACATCAATCCCCGGAGATAGACAACTCATCGTCTCCCAAGCACTCAGCCCAAAGATCTCAACCGCAGAGAATGACGCTCTTATAGAGACTCCAACTGCAGCGGAAATACACTTGGCTCTACTTGCAATTCATCCGGACAAAGCTCCTGGCCCGGATGGGTTCTCTGCAAGTTTCTTCCAAGCAAACTGGGCTTCGGTTGGAACAAACATTGTTTCTGAAATCCAATCTTTTTTCATCTCCGGTGTAATGCCGAGAACCTTAAATCACACTCACGTCAGACTGATACCGAAGAACACTGAGGCAAAAACAGCTGCAGATTATAGACCAATTGCACTTTGCAATGTCTACTATAAAATAATCTCCAAACTGCTTGCCAACAGGCTAAAAAAAGTCTTACCCGACTTAATTTCGGAAAATCAGTCTGCATTTGTACAAGACAGAGCAATCACAGATAATATCCTCATCTCCCATGAAGTCTTGCATTTCCTCAAGAACTCAGAAGCTACCAAAAGATGCTCCATGGCTGTCAAAACTGACATGAGCAAAGCATACGACCGTCTCGAATGGGATTTCATCGAAGCTGTTCTTCTCCAACTCGGATTCTCTCCCCACTGGACTAACCTATTAATGCAGTGCATCAAGACAGTATCTTACTCCTTCCTTATTAATGGATCAGCGCATGGACTAGTCAAACCGCAAAGGGGCATTAGACAAGGTGATCCTCTCTCGCCATACATCTTTATCCTCTGCAGTGAGGTCTTATCAGGACTGTGCCACAAAGCGGAAGCAGAAAACCGCCTACAGCGGATCCGGGTGGCCACAAATAGTCCTAGCATAAATCACCTTCTATTCGCAGATGATACACTATTTTTCTGCAGAACCAGCCCAAAAAATGTCACTACCTTACTCCAGATCCTCTCATTGTACGAGAAAGCTTCAGGGCAACGAATCAACTCACAAAAATCAGGAATCACCTTCTCAAATCAGGCCCCCTACTACgtactaaaagaaaaaataaaatcggAGTTGGGCATTGAGAAGGAGGGTGGAGCAGGGAAGTATCTTGGTGTCCCAGAGCACTTTGGAAGAAAGAAACGGGATCTGTTTACCTCCATTGTGGAAAAGATAAAACAGAGGGCGGCTAGCTGGTCCACAAGATACCTATCCCCTTCAGGGAAGATGACTCTCCTCAAATCTGTTCTAGAAGCCGTCCCTAACCACACTATATATGCAGTGCTTTAAGCTTCCCCAATCCCTTTGTAAACGAATTCAGTCGGCCCTGACGAGATTTTGGTGGGATCCTAAAGCGGGAGTACAAGGGATGTCTCTTGTATCTTGGACGACAATGACTAAATCTAAGCGGGATGGAGGCTTAGGCTTTAGAGAAATACAGAGTTTTAATGACGCACTGCTGGCTAAAGTGAGCTGGAGGATTTTAAAATCACCAACAAGCCTCTTAGCACGCGTCCTGGCTGAGAAATACTACCACAATCAAGATTTCCTCACTGTCAATCCACCTGCTTCTTGCTCTCATGGATGGAGGGGTATTCTAATTGGGCAAGATCTACTTAAAGGGCATATAGGATGGGCTATAGGAGACGGGAAAAGCGTACTGGCATGGCAAGACTCTTGGCTCCTCTCGGAAGTAGGCGGAGTCCCAATGGGACCTATAACAGAGGAAGCCTCGAACATGAAAGTCTCTGATCTATTCAAACACCAGTCAAGGGAATGGGACACAGAGAAAGTCGACAAACACTTTCCACTAATCTCCTCTTCTATCAGATCAATTATGCCAAGCAAATGGGGTGGAGCAGACAAGAGAATATGGCTCAATCATGCCTCAGGAAACTATTCTGCGAAGTCGGGTTACTATATTGCACTACAAAAGAATAACTTAGCTACCCAGGCTATGCAAGAACCTACTCAAGAATGGATCAAAGAGCTATGGAATGTTGAGATGTCCCCTAAGCTAAAGCTCCTAATCTGGAAAATTCTACATGGCGCTCTTCCTGTCAGAGAACTCCTAGCAACAAGACAAATTCTACCTGACTCAAAATGCATCAGATGCGACAATGCAGAATCAATTCTACATTTATTCTTTCAATGCCTATATGCACAACAGGTTTGGAATTTGGTACCTTTTGCAGGAAACATTGATTGGTCTCAGGTCTCGTCTTTTGATAGAGGCTGGAGCCTAGCTCTAAAGGCTATCGTTCTCCCCCCCCACGGGCCTTAGTAACTGCACACTTGCCCCTTGGATAATTTCAGCGATCTGGTCGGCAAGAAATCTCTTAACCTTCCAGAAACGCAACTTCTCAGCTCAGGAAACAATCACAAAAGCTATATGTGATGCTAAAGAATGGAAAGAAGCCCAACATGTGCTACCACCGAAGAACAAAAAACCGCAAGCGTCACACTCGTCTAGAATTGAAGTCATCTGTCGATCTGATGCTGCGTGGAAGAAGGAAACCAAGGCTGCTGGTCTCGCGTGGACCTTCAGTGATCGAAGTAATGAGAGATTTTACTCTCACACTGTTACATGTGAGCTTGTGATCTCGTCTCTTGTGGCGGAGGGACTAGCAATGCCTTCGGCGATGGAGCAAGCAATTGATCTCCAATTGAAGAAGGTGATGTCCGAATCTGATTCCCTCCAATTGATCTCCTCGATTAAAGGCTCATCAGACTTTGCAGAACTTCATGGCATCTTATTGGATATCCACCTCCTTTCCTTTTATTTTGATGTAATTGCTTTTCGTTTTAGCCATCAAAACTTCCTAGCTTTCAAAGATGGTTTAGCTAAACAAGCCCTAAGGGGCATTGTACCGAACCCGGTTTAATCTTTTGAATGAAAATcttagtgaacaaaaaaaaataaaatttaaaatattcgaATGATCTATATACCATAAaggatagtttagaatacattaaatcaaatgtagaatgtggtttgaaagttttaaacaaaagtgaagagtataaacttcagtatatagatcatttaccgaaaactcattatcttagaaggggttaacctacggattttagaaaattttcaaaaatatgaaaatctggttttagtgtatagtttcataaagcagtaacataagatgatgaccaaagagtttagaacctctgttgtctctgttttctctagataatgaagattttataatgctaattctaataatttaggcagtatatgaaatttttgtaaactaaatattaaaaacttagaatgatttctatataccatgaaagatagtttagaacacattaattaaaatgtcgaatatggtttgaaaattttaaacaaaattaaagagtataaacttcagtatatataaaatttacggaaaactcattattttagaaggggttaacttacggattttggaaaatttacaaaaatatgaaaatctggctTTAGTGTATAGTGTCATcgagaactaacataagatgatggtcaaagagtttagaacctttgtagtcttttatttctctagataatgaagattttataatgctaattccattgatctagataatatatgaaattttaccaaactaaatattaaaaaattagaatgattcctatataccgtGAAAGATAGTTTCAATACATTAATTATAGTGTAgaatttggtttaaaatttttaagcaaaagtgaagagtataatcttcagtatatagagcatttatcgaaaacttattattttagaagaggttaacccatggattttagaaaaatttcaaaaatattaaaatatggttttagtgtatagtttattccagcactaacataatataatggtcaaagagtttagcaCCTCTGTTGTCTtagtttctctagataatgaagattttataatgttaattccagtAATCTAATTAGTAtgtgaaattttagtaaactaaatattaaaaaatagaatgattcctatataccataaaatatagtttagaatatattaattcaaatatcaaatgtggtttgaaaattttaaacaaaagtaaagagtataaacttcagaatatagagcatttaccgaaaa
This genomic stretch from Raphanus sativus cultivar WK10039 chromosome 3, ASM80110v3, whole genome shotgun sequence harbors:
- the LOC108829834 gene encoding uncharacterized protein LOC108829834, with translation MTKSKRDGGLGFREIQSFNDALLAKVSWRILKSPTSLLARVLAEKYYHNQDFLTVNPPASCSHGWRGILIGQDLLKGHIGWAIGDGKSVLAWQDSWLLSEVGGVPMGPITEEASNMKVSDLFKHQSREWDTEKVDKHFPLISSSIRSIMPSKWGGADKRIWLNHASGNYSAKSGYYIALQKNNLATQAMQEPTQEWIKELWNVEMSPKLKLLIWKILHGALPVWNLVPFAGNIDWSQVSSFDRGWSLALKAIKRNFSAQETITKAICDAKEWKEAQHVLPPKNKKPQASHSSRIEVICRSDAAWKKETKAAGLAWTFSDRSNERFYSHTVTCELVISSLVAEGLAMPSAMEQAIDLQLKKVMSESDSLQLISSIKGSSDFAELHGILLDIHLLSFYFDVIAFRFSHQNFLAFKDGLAKQALRGIVPNPV